One stretch of Roseibium sp. HPY-6 DNA includes these proteins:
- a CDS encoding TolC family outer membrane protein encodes MRTIAALLLSVCLVEGSYAADLRQIVQEAVSTNPDVLESAANRRARDYEYRRSQGAFLPTLDLSAELGPERLDRPNSFSAEENDKWRFSKEFTVTVQQLLFDGFTSVNEIYRQSARVDGAALRVMERSEAIALDAVESYIDVLRSTAILAKARMNVQKHRRIFSDVRLRFEGGETGAADLAQARERVAAAEVIVSEVQQSLLDTIAKFERVVGKKPASLAPAKPASLPGGSVNQLVDSAVQTHPTVRAALADADAAKFEFEASKGNFLPEVALQGQATVGDDVGGIEGRNNEYSGKLVFSWNLYNGGRDTALSQEYSERLTEAQIRVDRVRRELKEGIQRSFAAVSTTTNRIQSLREQLAANRQVVEGYRQEYDIGQRTLLDVLNAENALFNSEIELISVRAVYAFSTYQLRATSGDLLAYLSVSPPPEAADGQREAATILPRNPLNLEPLRKF; translated from the coding sequence ATGCGTACAATAGCGGCCCTCCTTTTGAGCGTTTGCCTGGTTGAAGGATCCTATGCGGCGGATCTCCGGCAAATCGTTCAGGAAGCTGTTTCAACGAACCCGGACGTCTTGGAGTCTGCGGCCAACAGGCGCGCACGCGACTATGAATATCGCCGTTCCCAGGGTGCTTTCCTTCCTACGCTGGACCTTTCAGCCGAGCTGGGTCCCGAACGTCTGGATCGGCCCAACTCATTCAGTGCCGAAGAAAACGACAAGTGGCGGTTTTCAAAAGAATTCACAGTGACCGTGCAGCAGCTGCTCTTTGACGGCTTCACTTCCGTGAACGAGATTTATCGTCAAAGCGCACGGGTCGATGGCGCTGCCTTACGAGTAATGGAGCGATCTGAGGCAATCGCGCTCGATGCAGTGGAATCCTATATCGACGTCCTCAGAAGCACAGCCATCCTCGCCAAGGCAAGGATGAACGTTCAAAAACACCGCCGCATCTTCTCCGATGTCCGGCTTCGTTTCGAGGGTGGCGAGACCGGTGCTGCGGACTTGGCGCAAGCACGCGAGCGCGTCGCAGCCGCCGAGGTCATCGTTTCGGAAGTGCAGCAGTCTCTCCTGGATACTATCGCGAAGTTTGAGCGCGTTGTTGGGAAGAAGCCGGCTTCACTTGCACCGGCAAAGCCTGCAAGTCTTCCCGGCGGATCCGTCAACCAGCTTGTTGATTCCGCTGTTCAGACGCATCCGACCGTTCGCGCCGCATTGGCTGACGCAGACGCCGCGAAGTTCGAGTTTGAAGCCAGCAAAGGCAACTTCTTGCCGGAGGTCGCGCTGCAGGGACAGGCGACCGTTGGGGATGACGTTGGCGGTATCGAAGGCCGGAACAACGAATATTCAGGTAAGCTTGTGTTCTCCTGGAACCTTTATAATGGCGGCCGTGATACGGCGCTGTCACAGGAATACAGCGAGCGCTTGACCGAAGCCCAAATTCGCGTCGACCGGGTACGGCGGGAGTTGAAGGAAGGCATCCAGCGCTCCTTTGCAGCTGTCAGCACAACGACCAACCGGATCCAGTCACTGCGCGAACAGCTTGCTGCAAACAGACAAGTGGTAGAGGGCTATCGGCAGGAATACGACATCGGACAACGCACCCTGCTTGATGTCCTGAACGCCGAGAATGCGCTTTTCAACAGCGAGATCGAGTTGATTTCGGTTCGTGCCGTTTATGCGTTTTCCACGTATCAGCTCAGAGCGACATCTGGTGACCTTCTGGCCTATCTGAGCGTTTCGCCTCCACCTGAGGCGGCAGACGGCCAGCGCGAGGCGGCGACAATCCTGCCAAGGAATCCGCTCAACCTCGAGCCGTTACGTAAATTCTAA
- a CDS encoding carbohydrate ABC transporter permease, which produces MSEASLPASSAVSLPTFRFSASETIKHVVLILGSLIVLLPFYVMLSYSFKSPAEIMQNTGGFFGTQELFRDDYCIKLGRDAADCMVTPFIYNYTTAFEKAPLVRYLFNGVVVTASIFFIQVLVALPCAYALAKLRFWGREAVFGLVLFCLLIPVHAIALPLYIMLAKLGLTNTYAALVIPWTISVFGIFLMRQFFMTVPDDLIDAARMDGMSEFSIIWNVMLPTAIPALLAFAIFSVVAHWNDYFWPRIVVTGDRSLFTPPLGLREFKGDADGDNFGPMMATATIIVAPLIIAFMIAQRRFIEGITLSGMK; this is translated from the coding sequence ATGAGCGAGGCGAGCCTTCCGGCCTCAAGCGCCGTATCCCTCCCAACGTTCCGGTTTTCGGCATCCGAGACGATCAAGCATGTCGTCCTGATCCTTGGAAGCCTTATCGTGCTGCTGCCGTTTTACGTGATGCTGAGCTACAGCTTCAAAAGCCCGGCAGAGATCATGCAGAACACCGGCGGGTTCTTCGGAACACAGGAACTTTTCCGGGACGACTATTGCATCAAGCTCGGGCGGGATGCCGCTGACTGTATGGTGACGCCGTTCATCTACAACTACACCACGGCTTTTGAGAAAGCCCCGCTCGTTCGCTACCTCTTCAACGGCGTGGTGGTCACCGCATCGATCTTCTTCATTCAGGTGCTCGTCGCGCTGCCTTGCGCTTACGCGCTTGCAAAGCTGCGCTTTTGGGGCCGGGAAGCCGTCTTCGGTCTTGTTCTCTTCTGCCTGCTCATCCCGGTGCATGCCATCGCACTTCCGCTCTACATCATGCTGGCAAAGCTTGGGCTCACCAATACTTACGCAGCACTGGTCATTCCGTGGACGATTTCGGTCTTCGGCATCTTCCTTATGCGGCAGTTCTTCATGACGGTACCCGACGATCTGATCGACGCGGCGCGCATGGATGGCATGAGCGAGTTTTCGATCATCTGGAACGTAATGCTGCCGACGGCGATCCCGGCGCTTCTGGCCTTTGCAATCTTCTCGGTCGTTGCGCACTGGAATGACTATTTCTGGCCACGCATCGTGGTGACCGGCGACCGGTCCCTGTTCACGCCACCGCTGGGTCTTCGCGAATTCAAGGGCGATGCGGATGGCGACAATTTCGGGCCGATGATGGCCACTGCAACCATCATTGTCGCACCACTGATCATAGCCTTCATGATTGCGCAGCGGCGCTTCATCGAAGGAATCACTTTGTCGGGGATGAAATGA
- a CDS encoding ABC transporter ATP-binding protein, with protein MTSISLSAIEKSFGTTSVLNGINLNIADGEFLTLVGPSGCGKSTLLRILAGLEAPSSGKVVIGGQTVNAVRPARRNLAMVFQSYALYPHLTVLQNMMTPLKLRDLSLAGRLPLLGPVLARGQYRAIIEQVRETAQILKIDHLLERKPGQLSGGQRQRAALGRAMVRKPVAFLMDEPLSNLDAALRIHMRSELAELHRSLKTTFVYVTHDQAEALTMSDRMAVMMDGEILQLGAPHDVYNDPQDLRVAEFVGAPKINLLPGSLDNNGYARCGEIVLSRAAAKGVVGSVSIGLRPEHLSLCDKGTPEALTGQVVHKENLGADIYLHVSVLNGSQRLVVRVSPHEGQSVSFGQSVQVVREHGQALVFGKDGKRLDLKTIDSGNVAEVA; from the coding sequence ATGACCTCGATTTCGTTATCGGCGATTGAAAAAAGCTTTGGGACGACCTCTGTTCTGAATGGAATCAACCTGAACATCGCCGATGGCGAGTTTCTTACGTTGGTTGGACCCTCGGGATGCGGCAAGTCCACTCTTCTGCGCATTCTTGCCGGGTTGGAGGCGCCGTCTTCCGGCAAGGTTGTGATCGGTGGTCAGACGGTGAATGCCGTCCGCCCGGCCAGACGGAACCTGGCTATGGTTTTTCAGTCCTATGCGCTTTATCCGCATCTGACCGTGCTTCAGAACATGATGACCCCGTTGAAGCTGCGCGATCTTTCGCTCGCGGGCCGATTGCCGCTCTTGGGGCCTGTCCTTGCCCGCGGTCAATACAGGGCGATCATCGAGCAGGTCCGCGAAACGGCGCAGATCCTGAAGATTGACCATCTGCTGGAACGTAAGCCGGGACAGTTGTCAGGCGGGCAGCGGCAAAGAGCGGCGCTTGGCCGTGCAATGGTTCGCAAACCCGTTGCGTTCTTGATGGACGAGCCTCTTTCCAACCTTGATGCCGCCCTGCGCATCCACATGCGCTCCGAGCTTGCCGAATTGCACCGGTCGTTGAAGACAACCTTCGTCTACGTGACCCATGATCAGGCGGAAGCACTGACCATGTCGGACCGGATGGCCGTCATGATGGATGGCGAAATTCTGCAGCTCGGCGCACCGCACGACGTCTACAACGATCCGCAGGATCTGCGCGTCGCAGAATTTGTCGGCGCACCCAAGATCAATCTGCTGCCAGGTTCCCTCGACAATAACGGCTATGCGCGCTGCGGCGAGATCGTTCTGTCGCGCGCAGCCGCAAAGGGTGTTGTCGGATCTGTTTCTATCGGTTTGAGGCCCGAGCATCTGTCTTTGTGCGACAAGGGAACGCCGGAGGCGCTAACGGGCCAGGTCGTGCACAAGGAGAATCTGGGTGCAGACATTTATTTGCATGTGTCGGTTCTGAACGGGTCACAAAGGCTTGTCGTGAGGGTGTCGCCACATGAAGGGCAAAGTGTTTCCTTCGGTCAGTCGGTCCAGGTTGTCCGCGAACACGGCCAAGCGCTTGTCTTTGGCAAGGATGGCAAAAGACTTGATCTTAAAACCATCGACAGCGGCAACGTCGCCGAGGTGGCGTGA
- a CDS encoding sugar ABC transporter permease, with protein sequence MQTTNAHWWFVGPALFLMVVILLMPIAIAGALSFTSYSLGNPGAEFVGLENYEKIFTRSTYEKMFGATFRYVFVVVPLSVGLGLGAALLINSTRRFGDLYKTIYFLPVMAALIAMAIVWEFAFHPTIGIVNSTLERGCGSFLEAWSWYATGCERGFPLWLTDRDYAIWTVAFIGVWQGFGFNMVLYLAGLTSVPRELYHAAEMDGAETAWDRFRLVTWPMLGPTTVFVVTISFIRSFQVFDTVEAFYPQGGGPSKSVYVMMFAIYEKAIQQNLMGIGAAITVVFLGFVMFLTLMQRWLVERRVHYT encoded by the coding sequence ATGCAGACCACCAATGCGCACTGGTGGTTTGTCGGCCCCGCCCTGTTTTTGATGGTCGTGATCCTGCTGATGCCGATCGCTATCGCCGGTGCGCTTAGCTTTACAAGCTACAGCCTCGGAAATCCGGGCGCAGAATTTGTCGGGCTGGAGAATTACGAGAAGATCTTCACACGATCCACTTATGAGAAGATGTTCGGGGCGACTTTCCGGTACGTCTTCGTTGTGGTGCCGTTGTCCGTCGGACTTGGCCTTGGGGCGGCGCTTCTGATCAACTCCACCCGGCGCTTCGGTGATCTTTACAAGACGATTTATTTTTTGCCCGTCATGGCGGCGCTTATTGCAATGGCGATCGTTTGGGAATTCGCCTTCCATCCGACAATCGGGATTGTCAATTCAACGCTTGAACGGGGCTGCGGATCCTTCCTCGAGGCCTGGTCGTGGTACGCGACCGGTTGCGAGCGAGGCTTCCCGCTCTGGCTGACCGACCGCGACTACGCGATCTGGACGGTGGCGTTCATTGGTGTCTGGCAGGGCTTCGGCTTCAACATGGTGCTCTACCTTGCCGGGCTGACGTCTGTGCCGCGCGAGCTTTATCACGCCGCAGAGATGGATGGGGCCGAAACCGCCTGGGACCGCTTCCGGCTGGTCACGTGGCCCATGCTCGGCCCGACAACCGTTTTTGTTGTCACGATCTCCTTCATCCGATCGTTCCAGGTCTTCGACACGGTCGAGGCGTTCTACCCGCAGGGCGGAGGGCCGTCGAAATCGGTCTACGTGATGATGTTCGCAATCTATGAAAAGGCGATCCAGCAGAACCTCATGGGCATCGGAGCCGCTATTACGGTGGTTTTCCTCGGCTTTGTCATGTTCCTCACGCTGATGCAGCGCTGGCTCGTTGAAAGAAGGGTGCATTACACATGA
- a CDS encoding LysR family transcriptional regulator, which produces MNTPPSPYQIKAFTYVAREGSFSLAAKALGVTQSSITQHIGKLEALMGTQLFVRRRSGLELTRAGSELFAISDRLATMEQLVNEKVSDFSALTDGHIRLIANAPRPAMPIIAQYGKLYPQVQIDFTLYNWTTAMTMLAERRIDIAIITEPEENTALFTHELRRSRYKAHMRKDHPLASRTSISLRDLQSETLVLPEDGSLTQKIARAKMHEYKLDFFRILRTTTFPMVKEAVLHNLGIGLLLERSLFPSDKLAAVDVVEMPEEYRDCIAIPADKRELRLIQSFLDVAVEVRAGGGF; this is translated from the coding sequence ATGAACACCCCTCCCAGCCCCTATCAAATCAAGGCTTTCACCTATGTTGCCCGGGAGGGCAGCTTTTCTCTGGCTGCCAAGGCCCTTGGTGTCACGCAATCCTCGATCACACAGCACATTGGCAAACTGGAAGCATTGATGGGCACGCAATTGTTTGTCCGCCGCCGCAGCGGACTTGAATTGACGCGCGCAGGTTCTGAGCTGTTTGCCATTTCCGACCGACTTGCGACGATGGAACAACTCGTCAATGAAAAAGTGAGCGACTTCAGCGCCCTCACCGACGGTCACATTAGACTGATCGCCAATGCTCCTCGCCCCGCCATGCCGATCATTGCGCAATACGGCAAACTCTATCCCCAGGTGCAAATCGATTTCACGCTGTACAACTGGACCACGGCAATGACCATGCTCGCTGAGCGTAGGATCGATATCGCGATCATCACTGAACCTGAGGAAAACACTGCCCTGTTTACCCATGAACTCCGCAGGTCCCGATACAAGGCGCATATGCGCAAGGATCATCCGCTCGCCTCCCGCACAAGCATTTCACTGCGTGACTTGCAGTCTGAAACGCTTGTCCTGCCGGAAGACGGTTCCCTGACACAGAAGATCGCGCGCGCCAAGATGCATGAATACAAGCTGGACTTTTTCCGGATTCTTCGAACCACGACGTTTCCAATGGTCAAGGAAGCGGTGCTTCACAATCTCGGAATTGGTCTTCTGCTTGAACGGAGTCTCTTTCCGTCTGACAAACTCGCCGCGGTCGATGTGGTGGAGATGCCGGAAGAGTACCGCGACTGCATCGCAATACCGGCGGACAAGCGCGAACTTCGCCTGATACAGAGTTTTCTCGATGTCGCCGTTGAAGTTCGTGCGGGTGGCGGCTTCTAG
- a CDS encoding transglutaminase-like cysteine peptidase, giving the protein MEHGATAPALPAAKRTVLRPFWQVCILGLSLNLLSATSSAEDTPRLSSDRTDTTVFSENSIETASSTAPHAVPGQVKTATRIALSETRSDLIGKPRSKPERTNPKLARSASADQRSALSPTRLFGSRGKPVSISPVSQRWQRALSELESAAQGTDQTRHGFRAYSAILEQVRPLRRGLQIPKVNYMVNRLLAYREDSFLYKKGEYWASPVETLSRRAGDCEDYAILKYTLLRDLGIKDEDMRIVVLRDTAARQYHAVLSVRHNGKWLILDNRFSRVRFERDLPHYQALYSVNAAGEWSHTPNKGKPVNLAARLKSATR; this is encoded by the coding sequence ATGGAACACGGAGCGACCGCGCCGGCACTACCGGCTGCGAAAAGGACGGTATTGCGTCCGTTTTGGCAGGTATGCATTTTGGGCCTGTCTTTGAACCTGTTGTCTGCCACTTCATCTGCTGAAGATACCCCTCGCCTTTCATCTGACAGAACAGACACAACGGTCTTCAGTGAAAATTCCATCGAGACCGCCTCTTCCACAGCGCCTCACGCTGTGCCAGGCCAGGTCAAAACTGCGACCCGGATTGCGCTGTCGGAAACGCGCAGCGATCTGATTGGCAAGCCACGGTCCAAGCCGGAACGCACAAACCCAAAGCTCGCACGAAGCGCCTCCGCTGACCAACGTTCTGCCCTTAGCCCAACAAGGCTGTTCGGGTCGCGCGGCAAACCTGTCTCGATTTCACCCGTTTCGCAACGCTGGCAACGCGCGCTTTCGGAACTGGAAAGTGCGGCACAAGGCACCGATCAAACAAGGCACGGATTTCGTGCCTATTCGGCGATCCTGGAACAGGTTCGCCCGTTGCGGCGCGGTCTGCAGATCCCGAAAGTCAACTACATGGTCAACCGCCTGCTGGCCTATCGGGAAGACAGTTTTCTCTACAAGAAAGGTGAGTACTGGGCGAGCCCGGTAGAGACGCTCAGCCGGCGTGCAGGCGACTGTGAAGACTATGCCATCTTAAAATACACATTGCTTCGCGACCTGGGCATCAAGGATGAGGACATGCGCATCGTCGTTTTGCGCGACACTGCGGCTCGCCAATATCACGCGGTTCTGTCTGTTCGCCACAATGGCAAGTGGCTTATCCTGGATAATCGTTTCTCGCGCGTCCGTTTCGAGCGTGATCTTCCGCATTACCAGGCGCTCTATTCGGTGAATGCTGCCGGCGAATGGAGCCATACGCCCAACAAGGGCAAGCCGGTCAATCTGGCCGCACGGCTCAAGTCCGCAACACGCTGA
- a CDS encoding type I secretion system permease/ATPase: MLQKSTEETSEKNTAPQESADKDSLAGALKYIARVHGFHVTDSVIWNGLPKTGSRLSVGILGRAAANCGLNVLPDKKDLDSIPLAALPCIIAMKNSDMLVLTGMNKDAGTVELVDTSRSPDKRQHALDEIRDSYSGYAIFFQLVNDTSGLSERALGPSGHWFWSTISAFWRDYIHVAVAALLINLLALASPLFTMNVYDRVVPNFAIPTLWALAIGVILTLIFDFILKIARGQIINVAGKQADNALASKIFAHALAIDFEKRPVSSGQFANHIREFENVREFITSSSLVSIIDVFFIGIFVAVLFLLVGPIAIVPLIAVPVVLAISLFVQAPLSGAIEQSHRESAIRHSILVESVANLDTVRALNAEGRMQTKWERSVAASSAAIMKGRFWALIAQSGTGLVQASVSIAIIVWGVYLIQSGDITMGALIAAMMLSGRVLAPLANVANTLTRLRQTLHSYKILDEVMSTDTERKPGRTYVNKRIASGSVEFKGVNFRYPGAEDDSLKNISFKITPGETVGLIGRVGSGKSTIGRLVSGLYYPSNGTVLIDGTDTRQFDPADLRSNVGFLSQDNVLFSGTVRENISAGDPFADDDALVEAARIAGVEEFVAQSPLGYDLQVGEGGRFLSGGQKQAVALARILLRKPRVLFLDEPSSHLDLASERRLITRLMDFNSPDTTVIISTHRMSLVELTDRLITLDFGKLALDGPRQEVLKKLQELGAVNAANQQGTQGGAS, from the coding sequence ATGCTGCAAAAAAGCACCGAAGAAACTTCAGAAAAAAACACCGCACCGCAGGAGTCTGCTGACAAGGACTCGCTTGCGGGCGCGTTGAAATATATTGCGCGCGTGCACGGGTTCCATGTAACCGATTCTGTCATTTGGAACGGTTTGCCGAAGACAGGGAGCCGGCTCTCCGTCGGCATACTCGGCCGGGCAGCCGCCAATTGCGGCCTGAATGTCCTTCCGGACAAGAAGGACCTTGACTCAATACCCTTAGCGGCACTCCCCTGCATCATCGCGATGAAAAACTCCGACATGCTTGTGCTCACTGGCATGAACAAGGATGCCGGAACTGTCGAACTCGTCGACACATCGCGTTCACCGGACAAGCGTCAACATGCGTTGGATGAAATCCGCGACAGCTACAGCGGCTACGCAATTTTCTTTCAGCTTGTGAACGATACATCCGGTTTGAGCGAGCGCGCACTCGGACCAAGTGGACACTGGTTCTGGAGCACAATCTCTGCCTTTTGGCGAGACTACATCCATGTCGCCGTCGCAGCCCTCCTGATCAACCTTCTGGCCCTCGCCTCGCCCTTGTTCACGATGAATGTCTATGACCGCGTGGTGCCGAATTTTGCGATCCCGACACTCTGGGCCCTGGCGATCGGTGTCATCCTCACGCTGATTTTCGATTTTATTTTGAAGATCGCTCGCGGACAGATCATCAACGTTGCAGGCAAGCAGGCGGACAATGCACTTGCCAGCAAGATATTCGCCCACGCACTTGCAATCGACTTCGAAAAGCGCCCTGTCAGCTCAGGCCAGTTCGCCAACCACATCCGCGAGTTTGAAAACGTTCGCGAATTCATCACATCCTCATCTCTGGTTTCGATCATCGATGTCTTTTTCATCGGTATCTTCGTTGCGGTTCTGTTTTTGCTGGTCGGACCGATTGCGATCGTTCCGCTGATCGCGGTGCCGGTCGTGCTCGCCATCAGCCTGTTTGTGCAGGCCCCGCTTTCGGGTGCCATTGAGCAATCGCACAGGGAAAGTGCGATCAGGCATTCCATTCTGGTTGAGAGCGTTGCCAACCTCGATACGGTTCGCGCTTTGAATGCCGAAGGCCGGATGCAGACCAAGTGGGAACGCTCTGTTGCGGCGAGCAGCGCAGCCATCATGAAGGGGCGGTTCTGGGCGCTGATCGCGCAATCCGGCACAGGGCTGGTTCAGGCTTCGGTCTCAATTGCCATCATTGTCTGGGGTGTCTACCTCATCCAGAGCGGCGACATAACAATGGGCGCATTGATTGCCGCGATGATGCTCTCTGGTCGGGTCCTCGCGCCGCTTGCCAATGTTGCCAACACGCTCACACGCCTGCGCCAGACGCTGCACTCTTACAAGATCCTCGACGAGGTGATGTCGACGGATACCGAGCGCAAGCCGGGACGTACTTATGTCAACAAACGCATTGCGTCCGGTTCGGTTGAGTTCAAGGGTGTGAATTTCCGGTATCCGGGCGCCGAGGATGACAGTCTGAAAAACATCTCCTTCAAGATCACACCAGGAGAAACTGTTGGATTGATCGGGCGCGTCGGCTCCGGCAAAAGCACGATTGGCCGCTTGGTATCCGGACTTTACTACCCCTCAAACGGTACTGTTCTGATCGATGGGACCGACACCCGTCAATTCGACCCCGCGGATTTGCGGTCAAATGTCGGATTTCTGTCACAGGACAATGTGCTCTTCAGCGGCACAGTTCGCGAAAATATCAGCGCCGGAGACCCGTTCGCCGACGATGATGCGCTCGTTGAAGCAGCCCGGATTGCCGGTGTTGAGGAATTTGTGGCGCAAAGCCCGCTTGGTTACGACCTGCAGGTCGGCGAAGGTGGCCGTTTCCTGTCCGGTGGTCAAAAACAAGCAGTTGCGCTGGCGCGTATTTTGTTGAGAAAACCGCGCGTTCTCTTTCTGGACGAGCCTTCCAGTCATCTCGACCTGGCATCCGAACGCCGTTTGATCACACGACTGATGGACTTCAACTCACCTGATACAACCGTCATTATCAGCACGCACCGCATGAGCCTCGTTGAACTGACGGATCGCCTCATCACGCTCGATTTCGGCAAGCTTGCCCTTGATGGGCCACGCCAGGAGGTCTTGAAAAAGCTTCAGGAACTCGGTGCGGTCAACGCCGCCAATCAGCAAGGCACACAAGGCGGTGCGTCATGA
- a CDS encoding HlyD family type I secretion periplasmic adaptor subunit — translation MKSGDWNYAHDIRDIIQTRPPRYTTNVIRIGLVLFVVMLAWAYFATLEEVTRGDGRVVPSRQIQVVQAPERGIVEKIFVQEGDIVDEGQPLIEIDDTTFSSQLGEIRQRRWALMARVARLDSEADQQPLVFAEELAQEAPGIIREEENVYQDKKASLDNELRVLQNQSSQREQEYQELLAKQAKLETVTEIMEREVEIKQSLYERKVLPEIEFLQLQRQLKESEGELAITRASVKRALAAREEANERSSSAVATFVSEASQELAEARGELAVINETLKGAADRVRRTELVSPVKGIINKLNITTIGAVVQPAADLVEIVPLEDTLLIEARIRPKDVAFLHPGQKAQVKITAYDSSIYGGLEGNLERISADTTEDEEGNRFFRVMIRTDKNYLGPDTEPLPIIPGMVASIDILTGEKTVLDYILKPIKKVRDEALRER, via the coding sequence ATGAAATCGGGCGACTGGAACTACGCACACGATATACGCGACATCATCCAGACACGGCCGCCACGCTACACCACAAACGTCATCCGGATTGGTTTGGTGTTGTTTGTCGTGATGCTTGCGTGGGCGTATTTTGCGACGCTTGAGGAAGTCACGCGAGGAGACGGACGCGTTGTACCCTCGCGCCAGATCCAGGTTGTCCAGGCGCCGGAACGGGGCATTGTCGAGAAGATATTCGTCCAAGAAGGTGACATCGTCGACGAAGGTCAGCCGTTGATCGAAATCGACGATACGACTTTCTCCTCTCAACTCGGCGAAATCCGCCAGCGCCGTTGGGCGTTGATGGCGCGCGTTGCGCGGCTCGATTCCGAAGCCGACCAGCAGCCGTTGGTGTTTGCAGAAGAACTGGCGCAGGAAGCCCCGGGCATCATTCGGGAAGAGGAAAACGTGTATCAGGACAAGAAGGCCAGCCTCGACAACGAACTTCGCGTTCTTCAGAACCAGTCCTCGCAGCGCGAGCAGGAGTACCAGGAACTTCTTGCCAAGCAGGCGAAACTCGAGACCGTTACGGAGATCATGGAACGGGAAGTTGAAATCAAGCAGAGCCTTTATGAGCGAAAGGTGCTGCCTGAGATTGAGTTTCTGCAGCTGCAACGCCAGCTGAAAGAAAGCGAAGGCGAGCTGGCCATCACCAGGGCATCCGTGAAGAGAGCTCTGGCGGCACGCGAGGAAGCAAATGAACGCTCCAGCAGCGCCGTTGCCACGTTCGTTTCCGAAGCAAGCCAAGAGCTCGCCGAAGCCCGAGGTGAGCTCGCAGTCATCAACGAGACGTTGAAGGGGGCAGCGGACAGGGTGCGAAGGACCGAGCTTGTTTCACCGGTCAAGGGCATTATTAACAAGCTGAACATCACGACAATTGGTGCGGTGGTTCAGCCCGCGGCGGATCTGGTTGAGATCGTACCGCTTGAAGACACGCTTCTGATCGAAGCACGGATCCGCCCAAAGGACGTTGCGTTTCTTCACCCGGGCCAAAAAGCACAAGTAAAAATAACAGCTTATGACTCTTCAATATATGGCGGACTTGAGGGCAATCTGGAGAGGATCAGTGCAGACACCACCGAAGACGAGGAAGGCAACCGCTTCTTCCGCGTCATGATAAGAACAGATAAAAACTACCTCGGCCCGGACACTGAACCTTTACCAATAATACCAGGAATGGTTGCTTCGATAGATATATTAACCGGGGAGAAAACGGTCCTGGACTACATCTTGAAGCCGATCAAGAAAGTTCGGGACGAAGCACTCAGGGAGCGCTGA